The following are encoded together in the Salvelinus fontinalis isolate EN_2023a chromosome 38, ASM2944872v1, whole genome shotgun sequence genome:
- the serinc2l gene encoding serine incorporator 2, whose product MGACMALCSLASCASCLCGSAPCLLCGCCPSSRNSTVTRLVFSFFLLLGTLVSVIMILPGMEAQLQKIPGFCQGASTIPGMENQFNCDVIVGYKSVYRMCFAMTCFFFLFSAIMVRVQSSKDPRASIQNGFWFFKFLILVGITVGAFFIPDGTFHTVWFYFGVVGSFIFIVIQLILLIDFAHSWNKIWVGNAEEGNSKCWFAGLLSFTFLHYALAFTSVVLFYIYYTQPNDCTEHKVFISLNLIFSVIISIVSVLPKVQEAQPQSGLLQASLISLYTMYVTWSAMTNNPNRNCNPSLLSLVSNVSSSEPTPTSAPGQVQWWDAQSIVGLVIFLFCTLYASIRSSSNTQVNKLMQTEEGGGYGGEGEVGEDGVRRAVDNEEEGVTYSYSFFHFHLCLASLYIMMTLTNWYQPDTTTQAMQSSMPAVWVKISSSWLGLGLYLWTLLAPLMFPDRDFS is encoded by the exons ATGGGGGCTTGCATGGCCTTATGTTCCCTTGCTAGCTGT GCCTCCTGTCTGTGTGGCTCCGCTCCGTGTCTGCTATGTGGCTGCTGTCCCTCCTCCAGAAACTCCACCGTCACCCGGCTGGTGTTCTCCTTCTTTCTACTCCTAGGGACCCTGGTGTCTGTCATCATGATCCTCCCTGGCATGGAGGCACAGCTCCAAAAA ATCCCAGGCTTCTGTCAGGGTGCGAGCACCATACCAGGCATGGAGAACCAGTTTaactgtgatgtcattgtgggctACAAGTCGGTGTACCGCATGTGCTTCGCCATGAcctgcttcttcttcctcttctcagCCATCATGGTCCGCGTCCAGAGCAGCAAAGACCCGCGTGCATCCATTCAGAATGG TTTCTGGTTCTTTAAGTTTCTGATCCTGGTCGGCATCACCGTGGGAGCCTTCTTCATCCCGGATGGAACCTTCCATACTG TATGGTTTTACTTTGGCGTGGTTGGCTCCTTCATCTTCATCGTCATCCAGCTTATCCTTCTCATCGACTTTGCCCACTCTTGGAACAAGATATGGGTGGGGAACGCCGAAGAGGGCAACTCAAAGTGCTGGTTTGCAG GCTTATTGTCGTTCACCTTCCTCCACTACGCACTGGCCTTCACCTCAGTGGTGCTGTTCTACATCTACTACACCCAGCCTAACGACTGCACCGAGCACAAGGTCTTCATCAGCCTCAACCTCATCTTCAGCGTCATCATCTCCATCGTCTCCGTCCTGCCCAAAGTACAG GAAGCCCAGCCCCAGTCTGGTTTGctccaggcctctctcatctccctctacaCCATGTATGTCACCTGGTCCGCCATGACCAACAACCCAA ACCGTAACTGTAACCCCAGCCTGCTGAGTCTGGTGTCAAATGTCAGCTCCAGTGAGCCCACACCCACCAGTGCCCCAGGACAGGTGCAGTGGTGGGACGCCCAGAGCATTGTGGGTTTGGTCATCTTCCTCTTCTGCACTCTCTATGCCAG TATCCGTTCGTCCAGCAACACCCAGGTGAACAAGCTGATGCAGACCGAGGAGGGCGGGGGTTATGGAGGAGAGGGCGAGGTAGGGGAGGACGGTGTGCGACGTGCCGTGGATAATGAGGAGGAGGGGGTCACCTACAGCTACTCCTTCTTCCACTTCCACCTCTGTCTGGCCTCCCTCTACATCATGATGACACTCACCAACTGGTACCA GCCTGACACCACCACCCAGGCCATGCAGAGCAGTATGCCAGCTGTGTGGGTGAAGATCAGCTCCAGTTGGCTGGGACTGGGCCTCTACCTCTGGACCCTGCTCGCCCCTCTCATGTTTCCCGACCGAGACTTCAGCTGA